In Aphelocoma coerulescens isolate FSJ_1873_10779 chromosome 25, UR_Acoe_1.0, whole genome shotgun sequence, a genomic segment contains:
- the LOC138098671 gene encoding scale keratin-like, with protein MSCYDLCPPKTSVAVPQPIAESCNELCARQCPDSSAFIQPPPVVVTFPGPILSSFPQQAVVGSSGAPAFGGSLGLGGLYGAGATQASGGLCTFGRAYAAPACSPCVLPRYSKKLWDTCGPC; from the coding sequence ATGTCCTGCTACGACCTGTGCCCACCCAAAACCAGCgtggctgtgccccagcccATCGCTGAGAGCTGCAACGAGCTGTGCGCCCGCCAGTGTCCCGACTCCTCAGCCTTCATCCAGCCGCCCCCCGTGGTGGTCACCTTCCCCggccccatcctcagctccttcccgcAGCAAGCCGTGGTGGGCTCCTCCGGAGCACCGGCCTTTGGcggctccctggggctgggcgGCCTCTATGGCGCCGGCGCCACCCAGGCCTCGGGGGGCCTCTGCACCTTTGGCAGAGCCTACGCTGCTCCCGCCTGCAGCCCTTGCGTCCTGCCCCGCTACAGCAAGAAGCTCTGGGACACCTGCGGGCCCTGCTAG
- the LOC138098677 gene encoding scale keratin-like codes for MSCYDLCPPKTSVAVPQPIAESCNELCARQCPDSSAFIQPPPVVVTFPGPILSSFPQQAVVGSSGAPAFGGSLGLGGLYGAGATQASGGLCTFGRAYAAPACSPCVLPRYSKKLWDTCGPC; via the coding sequence ATGTCCTGCTACGACCTGTGCCCACCCAAAACCAGCgtggctgtgccccagcccATCGCTGAGAGCTGCAACGAGCTGTGCGCCCGCCAGTGTCCCGACTCCTCAGCCTTCATCCAGCCACCCCCCGTGGTGGTCACCTTCCCCggccccatcctcagctccttcccgcAGCAAGCCGTGGTGGGCTCCTCCGGAGCACCGGCCTTTGGcggctccctggggctgggcgGCCTCTATGGCGCCGGCGCCACCCAGGCCTCGGGGGGCCTCTGCACCTTTGGCAGAGCCTACGCTGCTCCCGCCTGCAGCCCTTGCGTCCTGCCCCGCTACAGCAAGAAGCTCTGGGACACCTGCGGGCCCTGCTAG